TATTGAAGTGATTATTTGCAGTAAATTGTACAAGACCCATATCAACCAGCTCGTCCAGATGTTGGAAGAGGTGTGTCTGATAAATTGGAGAATGGGGACTTATTGGTTCCAGTACCACTAGATCGCCAGAAGTTACCACTAGATGAATTACCCCCTCTTTTTTGGCCATATCCAAAAGAACGTTGATTGTGATATCCTGTCCTTCTGAGATACTGCTGTGGAACAGTACCAAAAGTTGCTGAATTGAGGAGTCTCTCGTACCGTCTGTTCATTCCTTGGGGATTTAGGCTGAATAAAGCACGACTTCGTTATATTAGCAAGCAGTAGGCAAAAACCAACTAGAAATACCGAATAACAGACTAATAGGTACTAACAAACGGAAACCATCTAGTTTATCATAACCGGTATATGATTTTGTGACTATGATAGGCTTAATATTAAACATGTAAACAAGACAAAAACCCTAGAGTGATAAACAGAAGtataaaaattgaaaattaaGTATAACAACCTAACAAATTTAGAATACTCCGCTCTAGACACAGTTATCATACCTTTTAGGTTAATCATATCCAATCAAGCCAATCGTTAGGGTAAACGTAGTAAATGTTATGGTTGCGATATCTACTGAGTAGACTAAAACACCTGGCTTAtaaaaaattttatattatgAATGAACGAATACAATCAGCAGTGTTGGGAAGGGAAAATGATCATGTTTCGGGTGTTAAGTGAACCAAACCTCAAAACTCCAAACTTGACTGAATAAGAACAACAATATTCACATACGTTTTAACTACTAGCATATTCTATTCACAGTACATGACACGATCCCCACGAGAGCTACACAGTGGATTGCAATACTAGATGTAATAGATTACTAATATTACTCAATGAACTGAATAAGACTTGGGATAAAAAGTCACGTATGATCTCAACGCCACCTTCTGACTGCCACGAAAATTAGTCCCACAAAGTTAGTTGTAAATATTTGGAGGCTTATATCAGTTTGAAATGTTACTAGTAACTTAATTCTGAGAGGTGGGATTTGCTTTGTTTACAGTTAACGGCTTATTATCAAAATACTTACGCTAACAATGTTAAGCATGTACGTGAATTTAGTTGTAGTTACCAGCGCTGTAAAACAGTCTTATGTAATTCGacaacaaaacagatatttATGCACTCACTTCGCGTATCCAGAAAATACATTATCCAAGTACACAAACTAAACTAGAGCAAAGTTTTAGTCGCCAACCCTAAAGTTGAAAATCAGATATCTCGACATCAATGGTCATTGTCTCTTGACTTTATCGATAAGGCATGATACGCTCATAAAAGGTACTGTGAGAATTCAAGTCGAAAAGATTAGTGGAATGTACTCAAGTTTAGAATAATTTCAACGCTGATGTTGCTTGAAACCTAACAGTGCCGACGgccgttatatatatatatatatatatatatatatatatatatatatatatatatagtgtttcGAAAGTATGAAAGTTTAGAACACAGCTATTTTCCCTATTCTCGAGAAATGAAACTCAAAGAGTAAGGAAACTATAAAATCCTTAGATCGGTTGTGAATACAAACTAAATTCAACTATCGAATTGGTGCTTGTGTAGTTTACGGCAGGTATCGAGATACTTCCGAACATAAAAAAACTGACAAAACACGTTGTTTTGAaggaatatttttaaaataaaaagaagCAAGGCTATACTTCGCACACTCAgaatttcaaatgaaattattaGTTACCCATTTGCGCGGTCCATCATTTCGGAACTAATAGTATCGAAAAACGACTTGAACTTATCATAGCACGTGTTCTCATCTTCAGTTGTGCTGCTCCTATTATTCTCCGCGTTGTCGAAGGAAGTACTTGACGAACCTGTTCTCTAGAAACAGAAATCACAGTATATCCAACACTTACAGTGCTGATCGTTATTTTTTCCAACTCAGCTGCAAGTTCTGCGTTAGCTCTTTCATAGTCATATTCTACCGAAAAGTTGGTGTGCTCATTTACTGTAGATACGTTTGACCTGAACTTAGGCCAATCATGACCATCCGCTGACCAACCACCCCAACCACCATGAGTATGCCCAGAACCCTTGGAGCCACGATGGTTTGTTGACCATTTTTGACTATATCCTCCGCGTCTGTCTCTTGGATAATCATGCCCCTGATAATAACTAGGTGTATTTTTGTGAGTGTCACCCTTTTTACCCACTTGATCTCGATTAGCCCATGGCTGTGGATAGTCGTTATGCACACCAGATCCTAAGACAGCACGATGTCTAGAAGTACCTATTCCAGACTCTTGAACATCCCTAGAACTTGCACCTTCTCTTCCAGATGTGTTAAAAATCCCTGGGTCTATGTCGCTACGCTTATTCCCAAATGGTCTTTGGCCACGAGTATCAGAAATCTGGTGGTTATCAACATGAACGGTCCCTATAGGAGCTGGCCGACAACAAACTGCAGGCACCTGGTATGAAGAATTGTTCGGGTAAATATTCTGATTAAGGCTATCAAGTGAGACAGATTGAGATGCTAGTATGAGAGACAATTCTGAGCATCCAGTAGAAACACGACTAGGATTAAGATCTACAAGGAATAGAGTAACAAAATGAAAACCCACCCAAGCGACTTCTACTTTCATTTACTGGGAGTCCAGGAGGGTGGGACAAAGCAGACTGGTTACATAAATAAGTACAGAAAGTACATACCCCAGGTGCTGCACTAACGATTGCTGAGTCTTCATTTAAAAATACAGAAGACTGCACGACACGTACATCGTCTAGATCCCGGCCACGAAACACCACCTGATTATACTCTTCATTCCGAGGAGCAACTGGTCGCTCACAAGGGCGGTCCTCAGTGCCAAAAGACCAAACTGTAATGATGAAACTAAGAAAGAACACTAAGTACCCTTTGAAAGAGTAATAACGGGTTCATTGGGCGTGTCAAAATCTATGGAGTGAAGGTTCCCCTCATATCTTATCTTAGCCTTAGATATTATAATGACGCGACATCCTATAATCGATAAGTCCGACGCATTCATGACAAATGGAGGTCAAGACTGACTAGAGCGCTAGCAGAATGAAGTGATACAAACAAAATCCCTGGAAAATGTGAATTGCTGCATACATAGAGTTGAACAAAACATTTCCTTCACATAATGATTGTGTTCTATTCTTGTAATTATTTTGTACAAATTCATGTACCAGTTCTTCATGAATCCCGTTAAAACTatggagatatgactgacaagcttattttgtaaatagttttcaatattatttgtatttatcttGTCAAcctttcactgtatgtatatttatcattaaatgattgtacgtgttgctttagtgaatgaccttgaaca
Above is a window of Schistosoma haematobium chromosome Unknown HiC_scaffold_506, whole genome shotgun sequence DNA encoding:
- a CDS encoding uncharacterized protein (EggNog:ENOG410W3UD~COG:U), with amino-acid sequence MKVEVAWVGFHFVTLFLVDLNPSRVSTGCSELSLILASQSVSLDSLNQNIYPNNSSYQVPAVCCRPAPIGTVHVDNHQISDTRGQRPFGNKRSDIDPGIFNTSGREGASSRDVQESGIGTSRHRAVLGSGVHNDYPQPWANRDQVGKKGDTHKNTPSYYQGHDYPRDRRGGYSQKWSTNHRGSKGSGHTHGGWGGWSADGHDWPKFRSNVSTVNEHTNFSVEYDYERANAELAAELEKITISTRTGSSSTSFDNAENNRSSTTEDENTCYDKFKSFFDTISSEMMDRANGLNPQGMNRRYERLLNSATFGTVPQQYLRRTGYHNQRSFGYGQKRGGNSSSGNFWRSSGTGTNKSPFSNLSDTPLPTSGRAG
- a CDS encoding uncharacterized protein (EggNog:ENOG410W3UD~COG:U); this encodes MNASDLSIIGCRVIIISKAKIRYEGNLHSIDFDTPNEPVITLSKVWSFGTEDRPCERPVAPRNEEYNQVVFRGRDLDDVRVVQSSVFLNEDSAIVSAAPGSALSHPPGLPVNESRSRLDLNPSRVSTGCSELSLILASQSVSLDSLNQNIYPNNSSYQVPAVCCRPAPIGTVHVDNHQISDTRGQRPFGNKRSDIDPGIFNTSGREGASSRDVQESGIGTSRHRAVLGSGVHNDYPQPWANRDQVGKKGDTHKNTPSYYQGHDYPRDRRGGYSQKWSTNHRGSKGSGHTHGGWGGWSADGHDWPKFRSNVSTVNEHTNFSVEYDYERANAELAAELEKITISTRTGSSSTSFDNAENNRSSTTEDENTCYDKFKSFFDTISSEMMDRANGLNPQGMNRRYERLLNSATFGTVPQQYLRRTGYHNQRSFGYGQKRGGNSSSGNFWRSSGTGTNKSPFSNLSDTPLPTSGRAG
- a CDS encoding uncharacterized protein (EggNog:ENOG410W3UD~COG:U); this translates as MNASDLSIIGCRVIIISKAKIRYEGNLHSIDFDTPNEPVITLSKVWSFGTEDRPCERPVAPRNEEYNQVVFRGRDLDDVRVVQSSVFLNEDSAIVSAAPGVCTFCTYLCNQSALSHPPGLPVNESRSRLDLNPSRVSTGCSELSLILASQSVSLDSLNQNIYPNNSSYQVPAVCCRPAPIGTVHVDNHQISDTRGQRPFGNKRSDIDPGIFNTSGREGASSRDVQESGIGTSRHRAVLGSGVHNDYPQPWANRDQVGKKGDTHKNTPSYYQGHDYPRDRRGGYSQKWSTNHRGSKGSGHTHGGWGGWSADGHDWPKFRSNVSTVNEHTNFSVEYDYERANAELAAELEKITISTRTGSSSTSFDNAENNRSSTTEDENTCYDKFKSFFDTISSEMMDRANGLNPQGMNRRYERLLNSATFGTVPQQYLRRTGYHNQRSFGYGQKRGGNSSSGNFWRSSGTGTNKSPFSNLSDTPLPTSGRAG